A single window of Bombyx mori chromosome 17, ASM3026992v2 DNA harbors:
- the LOC119629792 gene encoding uncharacterized protein LOC119629792 → MDELLNVLEDTAALLNKTQINLKKCPKARLTRGYVEARIKCIEEYWTTFKQTHLQLVKITPKEQRQELPYFQNEDYFVFEDLYLVLLADLKDLLQSFTQAPAPSTVTSSPNNSKIIADTENLVRLPRIELPKFTGNYEDWPTFQDLFTSLVDKNPALSDVQKLHYLKSTVSCEAETLLKPIQVTENNYKEAWNILKSRYGNKRLIINSVLKKLFNQKKISSQSANQLKNLLDVTTDCLNNLENLNISTSSWNPIIIFLVIQKLDPESHKEWEQTAYSKSEDELPTWENLKDFLQSRYRTLELVLSMSGTCSSRDKPVRERSHLVTVTATTSQPNERTCVLCKEKHTLCHCKNFTKLQPTERADYVKTNNLCFNCFVPGHSAYQCKLQMSCRLCRRRHHTLLHRHQDSAQTEERNQPSESHHGVEEKEEVINSMVASHHSTKQSTALLATAMVLARNEHNQTVVLRALVDQGSQASFLSEKAAQMLKLTRQPARGSIIGVGSTRTNVDHVVQLKIGSRWNPSFEINIQAYVMSKQLTTKIPSKAVTVTHWPHLEGLNLADPDYFQPGSIDLLLGVKEYAQIVQKTLIKGPPGSPCAQETNLGWILFGEIDNNRENESFLVLHHQVHIDHMLKSLWEIDNDKKRILTKEEKLCETIYESTHTRNSEGRYLVRLPFNTNNPFSNEGNTKEIARKRLLHLERRFKKETKLKEDYTKVM, encoded by the coding sequence ATGGATGAACTTTTGAACGTTTTAGAAGATACCGCTGCGCTCTTAAACAAaactcaaattaatttaaagaaatgtcCAAAAGCTAGATTGACAAGAGGTTATGTAGAAGCAAGAATTAAATGTATCGAAGAATATTGGACTACATTTAAGCAAACGCATCTACAATTGGTAAAAATAACACCGAAAGAACAAAGACAAGAGTTAccatattttcaaaatgaagaTTACTTCGTGTTCGAAGATTTGTATCTCGTTTTGTTAGCCGATTTAAAAGATCTTTTGCAATCTTTCACACAAGCACCCGCGCCGAGTACTGTAACGTCCTCACCAAATAATTCTAAGATTATTGCGGATACCGAAAACCTTGTTCGGTTACCGAGAATCGAATTACCTAAATTCACTGGAAACTATGAAGATTGGCCTACGTTTCAAGACCTATTTACCTCCTTAGTGGATAAGAACCCGGCTTTAAGTGACGTACAAAAGTTACATTATCTTAAGAGTACAGTCAGCTGCGAGGcagaaacattattaaaacctaTTCAAGTCACGGAAAACAATTATAAAGAAGCATGGAATATTTTGAAGTCAAGGTATGGAAATAAACGATTAATAATTAACTCAGTGttgaagaaattatttaatcagAAGAAAATTAGTTCTCAGTCtgcaaatcaattaaaaaatttattagacGTCACGACAGATTGtttgaataatttagaaaatttaaacatatCTACGAGCTCCTGGAATCCTATAATTATATTCCTTGTGATACAGAAGTTGGACCCGGAGTCCCACAAAGAATGGGAGCAGACAGCTTATTCAAAATCAGAGGACGAACTACCAACTTGGGAGAATTTAAAAGATTTCCTGCAGTCAAGATACcgtaccttagaacttgtattgtCCATGTCAGGGACTTGTAGCAGCCGTGACAAACCTGTAAGAGAACGTTCACACTTAGTAACTGTCACAGCCACCACGTCACAGCCAAATGAAAGAACTTGCGTGCTCTGTAAAGAAAAACATACATTATGTCATTGTAAGAATTTTACCAAACTGCAACCTACAGAAAGAGCTGATTATGTCAAGACCAACAATCTGTGTTTTAACTGTTTTGTGCCTGGGCATTCTGCTTACCAGTGTAAGTTACAAATGTCTTGTCGCTTATGTAGAAGACGGCATCACACTCTTCTCCACCGCCATCAAGACTCGGCACAAACTGAGGAAAGGAATCAACCGAGTGAATCTCACCACGGGGTAGAAGAGAAAGAAGAGGTTATAAATAGCATGGTGGCGTCACATCACAGTACTAAACAAAGCACAGCACTACTAGCCACAGCGATGGTTTTAGCGAGGAACGAGCATAACCAAACCGTTGTTCTTCGTGCGCTAGTAGACCAAGGTTCGCAGGCTTCATTTTTAAGCGAGAAGGCGGCTCAAATGCTCAAACTTACCAGGCAACCAGCTAGAGGAAGTATCATCGGGGTGGGATCTACTAGGACTAATGTTGATCACGTGGTTCAACTTAAGATTGGCTCCCGCTGGAATCCAAGCTTCGAAATCAACATACAAGCATATGTTATGAGTAAGCAGTTGACCACGAAGATCCCCTCCAAAGCTGTAACTGTCACACATTGGCCACATCTAGAAGGACTCAACCTGGCAGATCCAGACTACTTCCAACCAGGTTCTATAGACTTACTTCTTGGTGTTAAAGAGTATGCACAGATTGTGCAAAAAACACTTATTAAGGGCCCTCCAGGTTCTCCATGTGCCCAAGAAACCAACCTGGGGTGGATCCTCTTCGGAGAAATCGATAATAACCGTGAAAATGAATCATTTCTGGTCCTTCATCATCAAGTCCATATAGATCATATGTTGAAATCCCTCTGGGAAATTGACAATGATAAAAAGagaatattaacaaaggaaGAAAAGCTATGTGAAACAATATATGAAAGCACACATACGAGAAATAGTGAAggaagatatctagtaaggctgccatttaatacaaataatccATTTTCTAATGAAGGAAATACAAAAGAAATAGCTAGAAAAAGGTTACTTCATCTAGAAAGAAGATTTAAGAAAGAAACTAAACTGAAAGAAGATTATACAAAGGTCATGTAA
- the LOC119629793 gene encoding uncharacterized protein LOC119629793, with the protein MEEIPKNEIHKRKSVYLPHHAVVHTDRETSKTRVVFDASAKGSNCVSLNDELLVGPQLQEDLRNILMRSRLHRVYYASDIQKMYLQILLYEEDADRYQRLLWRENDTDPIKEYRMLRVTFGTAAAPHLAVRTLHQVADDEGRNHPMAV; encoded by the coding sequence ATGGAAGAAATACCtaaaaatgaaatacataaaagaaaatcAGTATACTTACCTCATCACGCCGTGGTACACACAGACAGAGAAACTTCTAAGACACGCGTAGTATTTGATGCTTCAGCGAAGGGCTCCAACTGCGTTTCTCTAAACGATGAATTGCTTGTAGGTCCGCAACTGCAAGAGGACTTAAGGAACATACTTATGAGATCGAGATTACATCGTGTTTACTATGCAAGTGATATACAAAAGATGTACCTGCAAATATTACTTTATGAAGAAGACGCCGATCGATATCAACGCCTTTTGTGGAGAGAGAATGATACAGACCCGATTAAAGAATATCGTATGCTTCGTGTTACATTTGGTACAGCGGCGGCCCCTCACCTGGCTGTAAGAACGCTTCACCAGGTAGCTGACGATGAGGGTCGAAATCATCCAATGGCTGTTTGA